GGGCTGCGGCGTCTATAATCTTCACCACGTCTATATTCGTCACGTGGCCGGCGACTCCAAGAAGGAGGTGGTCCTCGAAACCTTGAACGTTTCTCACCATTGGACATTTCAACTCGCACCCGACAACCGCAAAGTGTTCTGAAATCAGATAAACACAGGATTATAAAAACACTTTGCATGCAGTCCAACCActcagtaaacaaacaaacaagctacACTATTGTGATGCATATAAACTGCCAATTtggttatttttgtattttatttgttagatTTTAATACTTTACAGCGTTCCTCTttccaattaaataaaaattatatatatatatatatatatatatatatatatatatatatatatatatatatatatatatatatatatatatatatatatatattttttttttttttttttttttttttttttaagaatttaaatttgttttgctCAAGGGCTGTCATTTCAAAAGCCACATAACAGAAAAacattttagttaatttattattgtacggttctaatttattttttcaaatttaggtttcatttttattttgaagtctAATATTATGGTTAAAAGAAATTTCAAAAAGAATGTTGAACAATTTAAATCACGAAACTTCCATTTATTAAGCATTCAATAAAAATTTTGTAAAGTCTATCAAAAATGCTAGAGgtcttttaaagggacagttcacccaaaaatgtaggTTTACTCACCCTCTGATGGATCCAAACTATGAGTTTctatattctgttgaacactaaataagatatttttaaaaagctgaaaacctgtatccattgacttccatagtaggaaaaacaaataatatgcgagtcaattaggcatgggccgatataaaaTTATGATGGTATGATaaacttataaaaaaattaaaaataaataaattaaaaaaaaaacacggtattgtggttactgctctgAAACATATGCTCTCTTcaaatgtttatgtaaaaaaactTTTCCCCGTTTGaacaatttatattttttccgagaaacattttaaaatgtttggagcagtaaacatgtcaggataaataattcaaataaatctttGACTTCAGCTGTTTTCACTAAATTCAAAAACACTGAtctctttacaatttaaaagaaaactaatgtatcttttctgctagagaaGTTGTCCTAAATAAAGAACTAAAACAAAGAAATTTTGCATATACTGCCGGAAcgatatagcagaaaattttggagtcaatagttacaggttttcagcttccatattttgtgttcaacagaggaaactcaaacaggtttgaaatcaGCAAAGAGTAAGTCAACAacaaaatttccatttttgtgtgaattatctCTTTTAGCCTCTGATTAATCAGGAAAATTTAATCAGCATGACAATGAAATTTGAAACTTTCTTGCTGAATTTAGATAAATTATATACCTTCCATCCAGCTCCCTCACAGCATCAGTTGCATCTCTGGGGTCTTCAAACTCCACAAAAGCAAAGCCGGGAGGATTTCTGGCCACCCATACGCTTCTCAGTGGACCATAATAGCCAAACGCTCTCTCTAGTTCAGTCTTATTACCACTGTTGCCCAAATTTCCAACATAGACCTTACAGTCCAGTGGGCAGTCTCGGCTTAGGGAAGGATCTATAGAAGGGGAAAACGGATCAGATctaaaattatttacaatatcCTGTATTAAAGTCTTTTTATGTCCACCAACTTatctaaaaattataaaataatcacatttaGGGTGGATGCTAAAAGAAAATGGGATAAAGCCTTACCCCCCATGTCTTCAATTCCAAACTCAACTGAACACCTAAACAGCTGCAAggaataaaaacatatacaataAACACGCAATTTAAACGAAGGGTCATAGCtgtgttacttttaaaacattcatttcgTGGAACAAATAAACATACTAAAGAGAAAGAAATTATTTCTTGAAACAATGAGAACACTAACACTAGCGTTAGCATGCAACGCTGAATTACCCAATTGAGTTATGCGAATTAAAACACTTTAGACGAACAATATGAACATTAATCGATAGTAAAAGAGTTTGAAGTAcgcaaataatttacattttttatgtttaaatgctCTGAATACTGGTAATGTATTACTACTGCGTGCACTACCAAGCTAACAGGCTAATTTTAGCATTTGTAGGCCTGAACGCAACAGACACGCAAAAACATCGCATCAAACCgatttaaatgaacaaatcagACTACATTATTATTTGTTCGTACATTATACAGCTATTCGACGTGAGTAAATAATAAGGTTTATTCAACTTACCGGTATATGATTTGTGTGTGTTAGCTAAATGCAAAACGCACCTAACGCCTCGTTGCTTTCGCGCTAATAGAGGCCACGGGTTCTCGCGAGCAAATGTAAATGCAAAGCACTTCCGGTTATCTTCGAGCAAAGCTCCGAAATACATCGGAAGTACGCCAAAATGTCTGCTTTAAAGTGTTCATACACGCCAAACAGAGCAACATGTAAAGATAACAGATAGGTTAATTGATCAAATTACAGCGTCGACGTATTATGAAAGATGAATGAGATGACGACATTACCCTACATTTTATCTGTTGAACATGTCCAGGTCCTCTCAACATTGTTTTTacgaatttaaatatatttatacgtATATAAAGATACATATAGCATCCAGTGATATATGCATGCAGAAATATTTCATTAATGTATGTATAAATCACTTAAAATCACCCAACGTTTTAAGtaactcttaaaaataaatgaaatatacatttacatacatacatacatacacaaatatacatacgTTTAGGTTTAGACAAAAATAgatttttgattaaattaaactgattcatttaatttatatatatgttttaaatcaCAAATGCTATTTTCTTAATCTGTAATATATGTGTAACTTTTTGGATTAGCAAAATGGGGTCATGGGAGTGTCAGATCCATTTAAGCTAAATCTTGGGGGCAATAGTTCAGTCTTGTTTTGAATTAAGCAAACACAGGTGGAGTTATGTAACAGCCTTGTATTCAAATAAAGAGCATTACGCTGGCTGGCTTTATTTTTGTCTCACTGGGAAGGTTGGTGAGTATGCATGTATGTTCTCACGCATCTATCTGCACTCCTCTGGGGTTGTTCCATTTATTTTGACTGCTGTTTTCTTGGGCAACTTCTAAACAAATGA
Above is a window of Danio aesculapii chromosome 6, fDanAes4.1, whole genome shotgun sequence DNA encoding:
- the srsf3a gene encoding serine/arginine-rich splicing factor 3a isoform X3, translated to MGDPSLSRDCPLDCKVYVGNLGNSGNKTELERAFGYYGPLRSVWVARNPPGFAFVEFEDPRDATDAVRELDGRTLCGCRVRVEMSNGEKRSRFRGPPPSWSRRPRDEYRRGEDYRRRSPTARRRSPRRSFSRSRSRSLSRERRRERSLSRDRNYKPSRSFSGSRSRSRSNGRK
- the srsf3a gene encoding serine/arginine-rich splicing factor 3a isoform X2, with product MRPCVYSPERTFSHMKMRELFRCSVEFGIEDMGDPSLSRDCPLDCKVYVGNLGNSGNKTELERAFGYYGPLRSVWVARNPPGFAFVEFEDPRDATDAVRELDGRTLCGCRVRVEMSNGEKRSRFRGPPPSWSRRPRDEYRRGEDYRRRSPTARRRSPRRSFSRSRSRSLSRERRRERSLSRDRNYKPSRSFSGSRSRSRSNGRK
- the srsf3a gene encoding serine/arginine-rich splicing factor 3a isoform X1; this encodes MRPCVYSPERTFSHMKMRESLRLSHIQYRCDISEHLPVIYQLFRCSVEFGIEDMGDPSLSRDCPLDCKVYVGNLGNSGNKTELERAFGYYGPLRSVWVARNPPGFAFVEFEDPRDATDAVRELDGRTLCGCRVRVEMSNGEKRSRFRGPPPSWSRRPRDEYRRGEDYRRRSPTARRRSPRRSFSRSRSRSLSRERRRERSLSRDRNYKPSRSFSGSRSRSRSNGRK